The Anopheles maculipalpis chromosome 3RL, idAnoMacuDA_375_x, whole genome shotgun sequence genomic sequence ATCTAACTCAAAAAGCTTGGCCATTATTCTTACAACCCGTTTCCCTGTTATTGACAACATTCTATgggtcttcttcttggcttaaagaccttctaaggtcacgccggacatcgaatggcttactatacttgccgataccatgtaaTTGGACAGTCAATACTCCCAACGGGGTAATGGTCCAGATTTTCCGGGAGCTAAATCCAGAGTAATATCCGATAATAACTCCGGATTCAACTTCGGAGTGCACAGCCAAATCTGCTAAAGGTTACTCCGGATTGCTCCAGAGTCAAATGCCTATTACTCCGGAATCTACTGCGGATTTAACTTCGGATTCTAAACCAAGTCCCCTGGTCGTTAAAACTACCGGATTTACTCCGGAATAATCCCCGGAATGTATCGGAGTCGGATGAATACGATTTCGGGAAAAATCCCATCAAATGTTGGAACCTTTTTAGATTCCTGGCGAAGGTTTTGAGTAGAATACAAAACTCCTGTAATACGTTCCTCCTTTATTTCTTCCACATGCGTTGTACAACGAAAGCgcactacaaaaaacacaacaaaactgcaaaaatatataaacacCAACTATACATTTTACACCACTTCTTTTGCGCACCTTTCCACACCCCCTTAGCTCGTAATGtagatcagaaaaaaaaatggtgaggGAAATCCCTCGTCTCTCTATACTATCACTTGTGTATCTGTATTCGCAATGAACCTTTACGCCCGCTTCGTTTGATTTTGCATGATCGTTTAACGCTTTTACCAAAGCTACTTCCGTTACTTTTTAGTGTGTCCTGATGTACAGCTATCTATTACCACCCCCGGACTGGTTCACACTACCGCCCACAGAAGCAGTACAGCTTGAGCCGATAGTCATCGACACAGAAGCTTTGCTTGCCGTACAGATTCGTTCGGCTAACCGTCCCTGTCAGGAAGCTCTCGTTGTTGGAATCGATCCTTACCGTCGCCTCGAACTCTCCGTCTCCGGGCTTCGTCACAAACCGGACACTGATGTCGCTAAACTTGTGCTTGGCGGTAATGTTCTCCGGTGACATCCCAACGCTCGCATCCTCGATCGAGTTCAGATGCAGCACACTGCACTGCGGATACTCGAGCAGCAGATGGTTTACCCGGTCCACCGCAAACCGTGCCGCCTGTATGACTTGATGATCATTCTTCGCCAGCGGCTTATGATCGTGACAGGTGCACCAGTGTGGAGCGATGCCCGCATCCTCACACGTTCTCGTGCCCGGTATCGGTAGAAACAAGCTAATCCCTCTCGGGATTGGTTTAGTTTCCAGCAGCTCCTCGGTCCGCTCGCGAATCGCGCCCGTCGACAGACTGGCAAGATCCAAAAACTCCTTCAACGTTTCGTACAGATCGAAGTGCGTCGTAAGGCGCAACCGGTTCCGGCGCAAGTTGTGATAAGCGGAAGGATACCGACGCACAAACCATGTCGGTAGTACGAAGATCAGAAACGGTTGCCGTTCCTCCATCATTCCCTGGTAGGTGTTGCGAAACGATCCCCACCTAATCCCATGATCACTCATCAAGATCAGCACCGTTCGGTTAAGATAGTTCGTCTGTTGTTCGTGCATAAACTCCAACACCTGCCGATAATCGTCGTCAATCAGTGCCGGATTGTTGAAGAAATCGTGCGTCATTCCAACGCCCCAAAGCAACGAAAACATCGGATCGTGCTCTCCGGACGCTTTAACTATCTTCCGCGCGTAGTCGAGCAGGACACGAGTCGGATTCCGCCCACCGAGACACAGTTTGGCGTTCAGTTTCTTATTGTACCCGACGCTCGATTCCATCTGGCGAAAAAAGTTGCGCAGATAGTAGTCAGTCGGCTGCTGACGGAAGCCCTTCTTGCCGTAGTTGAAGGTGGCCATGGCCGAACTGTCCTCGGCGTAAGCCGTCCGGTAGCCGGCCGCACCGAACTTGTTCCACACGAACTGGCACAGGTCAAAGGTACTGCTGGCGTTTGGAAGACATGCGGCACCGAGCTCCTCGATGTCAAGCCCGGTCAGGGCCGGTATCATGTTGGGAAATGTATTGTCGCCCACTTTGTTGTAACCGAACATCTCAATACCTGTTAGGAGGGGAGGAGGAAACATTGTTAGGATGAGAACACCTTACAAGGGCGCTAGGGGAAATGTTCTAATACGCACCGTTTAATGTGTTGAGTAGATAGTCGCTCGTTTGATTCATCTGCCGGTGTAGATTCAATCGCGAGACTGAATCGATCCCCAGTATCATCACATTCATCTGCTGCTCTTGATCTTCGCCCAATCGTCCGATCGGCTTCTTCCAAGGAACGAACGCAAAGTAGTCCCAGTAGAATGCGTCCTTCGAACCACCGTAATGGCAATTAACCATCACAAACTCTTCCTCTCGCACGGCGTACCGTTCCGCATAATCGAAACAGCTTGCATTGCCCATCTGATGCTCCTCCTGATCGGACACCCGTTCGAACGGTCGCACACAACACTGTATCAAGCTCGCGTTCGTCACGTTGTAGTGTCGCTCGATGTCTTCCACCGACAGCTGGAACCAGATCCACTGGTCGTCCGCTTCCAGCAGTGCCGGAACGCAGTCGATCGGTTCCGGACGCTCGACGAACTTTTGTATCTGCTCGTTCGTTACCGGAAAGCTGGGCATCTTGCACCCGACCGTGTTGACAAAGTACGAACTGTTGTAGTTGAAGTGTTGCTCGTCGTCTCGCGTTTCCAGCGCTTCGTTCCATAGTGGTGCCTCGAGTGCGTCGTAATCCCACCAGAATGGTCGCTCGATCGCGTACAGCAGGCAGGCGAACACGGTCCCCATCATCAGGAGGACCTTAAAGCGGGCCTTCTTTTTCCGCAACGGTCCCATCCGCCGATCGTTCGTCGGTAGTAGCGGTTTGTAGTGGAGCACACTGTGGCTGGAGCGGTAACGGTGTGCGAAGCTGTAACGAGCCGTGCCACGATAGGAGACGCGACAgattaatttacttttaatttgtaatttcttgAAGAAACGGTTGACGGACTGGACAGAAATTGAAGTAATTGAATCTTCATTAAATGAACTTCAATGTCTCCTGTTCCTGAGTCAACCCCGCTTACCGGCTTCTCAATGCATTACTAGGATAGGACAAGTTGCTATTGATTGCTCTTTACGGTCACCGAACTTGTCACCTGACGCCTCCG encodes the following:
- the LOC126564282 gene encoding uncharacterized protein LOC126564282, which gives rise to MGPLRKKKARFKVLLMMGTVFACLLYAIERPFWWDYDALEAPLWNEALETRDDEQHFNYNSSYFVNTVGCKMPSFPVTNEQIQKFVERPEPIDCVPALLEADDQWIWFQLSVEDIERHYNVTNASLIQCCVRPFERVSDQEEHQMGNASCFDYAERYAVREEEFVMVNCHYGGSKDAFYWDYFAFVPWKKPIGRLGEDQEQQMNVMILGIDSVSRLNLHRQMNQTSDYLLNTLNGIEMFGYNKVGDNTFPNMIPALTGLDIEELGAACLPNASSTFDLCQFVWNKFGAAGYRTAYAEDSSAMATFNYGKKGFRQQPTDYYLRNFFRQMESSVGYNKKLNAKLCLGGRNPTRVLLDYARKIVKASGEHDPMFSLLWGVGMTHDFFNNPALIDDDYRQVLEFMHEQQTNYLNRTVLILMSDHGIRWGSFRNTYQGMMEERQPFLIFVLPTWFVRRYPSAYHNLRRNRLRLTTHFDLYETLKEFLDLASLSTGAIRERTEELLETKPIPRGISLFLPIPGTRTCEDAGIAPHWCTCHDHKPLAKNDHQVIQAARFAVDRVNHLLLEYPQCSVLHLNSIEDASVGMSPENITAKHKFSDISVRFVTKPGDGEFEATVRIDSNNESFLTGTVSRTNLYGKQSFCVDDYRLKLYCFCGR